A single window of Leptolyngbya ohadii IS1 DNA harbors:
- a CDS encoding DUF2325 domain-containing protein, with product MDSSDLDDLENAVQDLLSMARVELEENRLQQQRQAQIDQETARITERLKPLLEQVEQMLAQLTEEAIFDSVTRLKLEEKAADLREKLDSAPLLATQTIDRQLILQEERLLDEQLTEQTNRWRQGLKADLLEMIGEQEDFYSATDAAIAVRAYQHDLKAIGALEEVVDVLISQINDLSEEGPVARLRGSYEQTLSFIYNKALENRARVERAPDVQPRVRHRTSEKRPNPYSSLDGKVVIFGGHDRLETAIRNRLRDASINLVWCTAQAGPQIAEQAESHIASADLVLVMTAYTSHKLTDKATQAAQRAGKVVEMINTTGVVRVLEAIEYGLKMKQFARRHGQWSKPA from the coding sequence ATGGATAGCTCAGACTTAGACGATCTCGAAAATGCCGTGCAGGATTTACTGTCGATGGCACGAGTAGAGCTAGAAGAAAATCGCCTCCAGCAGCAGCGGCAGGCACAAATTGACCAGGAAACTGCCCGTATTACGGAAAGATTGAAGCCTCTACTGGAACAGGTCGAACAAATGCTGGCACAGCTCACGGAGGAAGCCATCTTTGATAGCGTCACCCGCTTAAAACTAGAAGAAAAAGCCGCAGACTTAAGAGAAAAACTAGACAGTGCCCCCTTATTAGCTACCCAAACCATCGATCGCCAGCTCATCCTTCAGGAGGAAAGGCTGCTCGACGAACAGTTAACCGAACAGACCAACCGCTGGCGACAGGGACTCAAAGCCGACCTGCTAGAGATGATTGGCGAACAGGAGGATTTCTACAGTGCCACCGATGCCGCGATCGCCGTGCGGGCTTACCAGCATGACTTGAAGGCGATCGGCGCTCTGGAGGAAGTCGTGGATGTCCTGATTTCACAGATCAACGACCTGAGCGAGGAAGGTCCAGTCGCACGGCTCCGAGGTAGCTACGAGCAAACCCTCAGCTTTATCTACAACAAAGCACTAGAGAATCGCGCCAGAGTAGAACGCGCCCCCGATGTGCAGCCTCGCGTCCGTCACCGCACGTCCGAAAAGCGCCCCAATCCCTACAGTTCTCTCGACGGAAAGGTGGTTATTTTTGGTGGACACGATCGCCTCGAAACCGCCATTCGCAACCGCCTCCGGGATGCCAGTATCAATCTCGTGTGGTGTACCGCTCAGGCAGGACCGCAGATCGCCGAACAAGCAGAAAGCCACATCGCCAGCGCCGATCTCGTCCTTGTCATGACCGCCTACACCAGCCACAAACTCACCGACAAAGCCACCCAAGCCGCCCAGCGAGCCGGAAAAGTCGTTGAGATGATTAACACCACAGGCGTTGTGCGCGTCCTAGAGGCGATCGAGTACGGTCTGAAGATGAAGCAGTTTGCCCGACGGCATGGGCAGTGGTCGAAGCCAGCGTAG
- a CDS encoding aldo/keto reductase has product MQYRRFGRTNLPMPVFSCGGMRYQFKWQDVPLSDIPTDNQANLEATIRRALELGITHIETARGYGTSEMQLGQILPKLPREKLIVQTKVAPAENPKEFEDTFNQSLAYLKLDHVDLLGLHGVNNAELLEQCLRPGGCLEVAQKLQQQGKVRFIGFSTHAPTEVILRAIDTDQFDYVNLHWYYIYQNNWTAIEAATLHDMGVFIISPSNKGGMLYQPSQKLTELCVPLSPIVFNNLFCLSHPQVHTLSVGAARPQDFDEHLKTLDLLDRAEELLPPIMNRLEQAAIEALGKDWYQTWHIGLPQPEETPYHINIPAILWLFNLVKAYDMLDFAKMRYNLLGNGGHWFFGTKADRASQVDLTECLRNSPHAEKIPGILQAADRLMGGEGVRRLSQQ; this is encoded by the coding sequence ATGCAATATCGAAGATTTGGACGTACCAATTTGCCGATGCCTGTCTTCTCCTGCGGGGGAATGCGCTACCAGTTCAAATGGCAGGATGTTCCGCTAAGTGACATTCCTACGGATAACCAGGCAAACCTGGAGGCAACGATTCGGCGGGCACTCGAACTTGGCATTACCCACATTGAGACGGCACGGGGCTACGGCACGTCTGAGATGCAGCTAGGACAAATTTTGCCCAAATTGCCGCGTGAAAAGCTCATTGTACAAACTAAAGTTGCACCAGCGGAAAATCCAAAGGAATTTGAGGACACCTTTAACCAATCGCTTGCCTATCTGAAACTCGATCACGTCGATCTGCTGGGGCTACACGGGGTTAATAACGCCGAACTGTTGGAGCAGTGCCTTCGTCCGGGGGGCTGTCTGGAGGTGGCGCAGAAGCTTCAGCAGCAGGGAAAGGTGCGCTTTATTGGCTTTTCGACCCACGCGCCAACTGAGGTGATTCTGCGGGCGATCGACACCGACCAGTTCGATTACGTGAATTTGCACTGGTACTACATCTACCAGAATAATTGGACAGCGATCGAAGCGGCAACCCTTCACGATATGGGCGTGTTTATCATCAGTCCCTCGAACAAGGGCGGAATGCTCTACCAGCCGTCCCAAAAGCTGACTGAACTCTGTGTGCCTCTTAGCCCGATCGTCTTCAATAATCTGTTTTGCCTCAGCCATCCCCAGGTGCATACTCTGAGCGTGGGGGCTGCCCGTCCCCAGGATTTTGATGAGCATCTGAAAACGCTGGACTTGCTGGATCGGGCGGAGGAACTGCTGCCGCCCATTATGAATCGGTTGGAGCAGGCGGCGATTGAGGCTCTGGGGAAGGACTGGTATCAAACCTGGCACATTGGTTTACCGCAGCCGGAGGAAACCCCGTACCATATCAACATTCCGGCAATTCTCTGGCTGTTTAATCTAGTGAAGGCATACGATATGCTCGACTTCGCCAAAATGCGGTATAACCTGCTGGGCAACGGCGGACACTGGTTTTTTGGCACAAAAGCCGATCGCGCCAGTCAAGTAGATCTGACAGAATGCTTGCGAAATAGCCCTCACGCTGAGAAAATTCCTGGGATTCTCCAGGCTGCCGATCGGCTAATGGGGGGTGAAGGGGTACGTCGCCTTTCGCAGCAGTAG
- the cysC gene encoding adenylyl-sulfate kinase encodes MKAENRGLTVWFTGLSGAGKTTICQAVENELRAQGYKLEVLDGDVVRENLTKGLGFSKADRDENIRRIGFVANLLTRNGVIVLVSAISPYREIRDEVRQTISASRNSEGHGNFMEVYVSAPLEVCEQRDVKGLYKRARAGEIKNFTGIDDPYEPPISPEVNCQTHLEMLEESVNKVMAQIKAYLHPEAPIQIEAASAKRNVA; translated from the coding sequence ATGAAAGCAGAAAATCGCGGATTAACGGTCTGGTTCACCGGGTTGAGCGGCGCAGGCAAAACCACAATCTGTCAGGCAGTGGAAAACGAGCTGCGGGCACAGGGCTATAAGTTAGAAGTCCTGGATGGTGACGTGGTGCGGGAGAATTTGACGAAAGGACTGGGCTTTAGCAAAGCCGATCGCGATGAGAATATTCGCCGGATTGGATTTGTGGCAAATTTGCTGACCCGCAACGGAGTGATCGTCCTGGTATCTGCGATTTCGCCTTACCGTGAGATTCGCGATGAGGTGCGGCAAACGATTAGCGCTTCGCGCAACTCCGAAGGACACGGCAATTTCATGGAGGTCTACGTCAGCGCACCGCTCGAAGTTTGTGAACAGCGGGACGTGAAAGGGCTGTATAAGCGGGCAAGGGCTGGAGAAATTAAGAACTTTACGGGCATTGACGATCCCTATGAGCCGCCCATCAGTCCGGAGGTGAACTGTCAGACTCACCTGGAAATGCTGGAGGAGAGCGTCAATAAGGTGATGGCACAGATTAAGGCGTATCTGCATCCGGAGGCTCCGATTCAGATTGAAGCGGCTTCGGCGAAGCGGAATGTGGCTTAG
- a CDS encoding ABC-F family ATP-binding cassette domain-containing protein, whose translation MTIFTLRSVSKDFGIKEILKDASFSLEEGDKVGLIGVNGSGKSTLLKMIAGLEPIDRGEIWKNSGAKIVYLPQQPDMDEDRTVIDQVFADGGEQMSLVREYEELSDKLTHGHGDPEKLMARLTQVTQRIEAIGAWDAENNAKIILSQLGIEDFEARIGDLSGGYRKRIALAAALLSEPDVLLMDEPTNHLDALSVEWLQSYLNRFRGALLLITHDRYFLDRVTNRILELDQGELSGYSGNYAYFLEKKAESEESAASSQRKHAGVLRRELEWLKRGPKARSTKQKARIDRIREMQAQEFKQGQGKVAISTAGRRIGKKVIDLENVSKAFGDRVLIKDFTYSFSPEDRVGIIGSNGAGKSTLMNIITGRLESDSGKVDLGTTIHIGYFDQHSEDVSINENQRVIDYLKGVAELVKTADGSVITASQMLERFLFPPNQQYAPIHKLSGGEKRRLFLLKVLMAAPNVLILDEPTNDLDVQTLSVLEEYLEDFNGAVIVVSHDRYFLDRTIDTIFAFEPGGTLRQYPGNYTTYLDFKKDEEPKADVNSATNGTKDRSVNSSVKEVSKEAEKPAENKAQNKSGKLSYKEKREYETLETQIPQLESEKEALEKQLYSNPPSDYAEMQQLTEKLAHLSETIDSATERWLELAERQG comes from the coding sequence ATGACAATTTTTACGCTGCGATCGGTTTCTAAGGACTTTGGCATTAAGGAAATCCTGAAGGATGCTAGCTTTAGCCTGGAAGAGGGCGATAAGGTAGGGCTGATTGGAGTCAACGGTTCCGGAAAATCGACGCTGCTAAAAATGATTGCGGGACTGGAGCCAATCGATCGCGGGGAGATTTGGAAGAATTCGGGGGCGAAGATTGTCTATTTGCCGCAGCAGCCCGATATGGACGAAGACCGCACGGTGATCGATCAGGTGTTTGCCGATGGCGGGGAGCAGATGTCGCTGGTGCGCGAATACGAGGAATTGTCGGATAAGCTGACCCACGGGCATGGCGACCCGGAAAAGCTGATGGCTCGGCTGACGCAGGTGACGCAGCGGATTGAGGCGATCGGCGCATGGGATGCGGAAAATAACGCCAAGATTATTTTGAGTCAGCTAGGCATTGAGGACTTTGAGGCGCGGATTGGTGATTTGTCGGGGGGATACCGCAAGCGAATTGCCCTGGCTGCTGCCCTGCTGTCCGAACCGGACGTGCTGCTGATGGACGAGCCGACGAACCATTTGGATGCGCTGTCGGTGGAATGGCTGCAAAGCTATCTGAACCGCTTCCGGGGGGCGCTGCTGCTGATTACCCACGATCGCTATTTCCTCGATCGGGTCACGAATCGGATTCTGGAACTCGATCAGGGGGAGCTATCGGGCTATAGCGGCAACTATGCCTACTTTCTGGAGAAGAAAGCGGAGTCTGAGGAGTCGGCGGCAAGCAGTCAGCGCAAACACGCGGGAGTGTTACGGCGGGAACTGGAATGGCTAAAACGCGGACCCAAAGCCCGCAGCACCAAACAGAAAGCCCGGATCGATCGGATTCGGGAAATGCAGGCGCAGGAATTTAAGCAGGGGCAGGGCAAAGTTGCCATTTCTACGGCAGGGCGGCGGATCGGTAAGAAAGTGATCGATCTGGAGAACGTGAGTAAGGCGTTTGGCGATCGCGTCCTGATCAAAGACTTCACCTACAGCTTTAGTCCCGAAGATCGGGTGGGGATTATCGGCAGCAACGGAGCCGGAAAATCGACGCTGATGAATATCATCACGGGACGGCTGGAGTCGGATTCGGGGAAGGTAGACCTGGGGACAACGATTCACATCGGCTACTTTGACCAGCACTCAGAAGATGTGTCGATCAACGAAAATCAGCGGGTGATTGACTATCTGAAGGGCGTGGCGGAACTGGTGAAAACAGCGGACGGCAGCGTGATCACGGCTTCCCAAATGCTGGAGCGATTTCTATTTCCGCCTAACCAGCAGTATGCGCCGATTCACAAACTCTCCGGCGGCGAAAAGCGAAGACTCTTCCTGCTCAAGGTGCTGATGGCTGCACCAAACGTACTGATTCTGGACGAACCGACGAACGATCTGGACGTGCAGACCCTCTCCGTTTTAGAGGAATATCTGGAGGACTTTAACGGTGCTGTGATTGTGGTTTCCCACGATCGCTATTTCCTCGATCGCACGATCGACACTATTTTTGCCTTTGAACCGGGCGGCACGCTGCGCCAGTATCCGGGCAATTACACCACCTATCTGGACTTCAAAAAGGACGAAGAACCGAAAGCCGATGTAAATTCCGCAACGAATGGCACGAAGGATCGATCGGTGAATTCGAGTGTGAAGGAAGTCTCGAAGGAAGCGGAGAAGCCAGCGGAGAATAAAGCACAGAACAAATCCGGCAAGCTCTCCTACAAAGAAAAACGCGAATACGAAACCCTGGAGACACAAATTCCCCAGCTAGAAAGCGAAAAAGAAGCACTGGAAAAACAGCTCTATAGCAATCCGCCCAGTGACTATGCAGAGATGCAGCAGTTGACAGAAAAGTTAGCGCATTTGAGTGAGACGATCGATTCTGCGACGGAACGGTGGTTAGAGTTAGCTGAACGTCAAGGATAA
- a CDS encoding RusA family crossover junction endodeoxyribonuclease, translating into MSQQTRRRERLRAWKIVVRQEAEKYWSPGQKAATGLILLQITYFYDSVAMDVDNIVKPIQDAIIGLAYIDDDQVTDILVRKRNLSGNFKVENMTSTLAEGFSRGNEFLHIVVIEAPDKEVLI; encoded by the coding sequence GTGTCACAACAGACTCGTAGGCGTGAGCGTCTTAGAGCCTGGAAAATAGTGGTAAGGCAAGAGGCAGAGAAATATTGGTCACCTGGTCAAAAAGCAGCTACTGGTCTAATCCTGCTGCAAATAACCTATTTCTATGATTCTGTTGCTATGGATGTGGACAATATTGTCAAGCCAATTCAGGATGCCATAATTGGATTAGCCTACATTGACGATGATCAAGTCACTGACATTCTTGTCAGGAAGCGAAATTTGTCAGGTAACTTTAAGGTGGAAAACATGACCTCCACCTTAGCAGAAGGTTTTTCTCGTGGAAACGAATTCCTACATATTGTTGTAATTGAAGCTCCTGACAAAGAGGTACTTATCTGA
- a CDS encoding BMP family lipoprotein produces the protein MHNRILRRQFIRFLVSLTAVTVTATACGSQSGTETGSSTSGGQATSQQKVGVVLGTGGENDKSFNEYTLKGAREGAQAAGLEFSYVSPSSNSDFEKNIETQISEGANLIVSVGFQMGDATAAMAKKYPDVKFVIIDYAYDAKDGVDPYQGDLKNVTSLLFAEDQAGYLAGVLAACVSETGKIATVSGMEIPPVVRFVTGFQSGAKSVNPNIVTFNQYIPDFGDPATGKSVGQNFISQGADVVFGVGGNTGNGGLVAAKEAGKKAIGVDVDQYLSYPEVKDALITSAVKNIDVATANAVKEFAAGQLKPGIQQATIATGGVGLAPYHEWDSKISQECKAQVTQATDALKANPQLTGAK, from the coding sequence ATGCACAACCGAATCCTTCGCCGCCAATTTATCCGGTTTCTCGTCTCGCTGACGGCTGTAACGGTCACGGCGACTGCCTGTGGTTCCCAATCTGGAACGGAAACAGGTTCATCCACATCGGGAGGTCAAGCCACTTCGCAGCAAAAAGTGGGCGTTGTCCTGGGGACGGGCGGCGAAAATGATAAGTCATTCAACGAATACACGCTGAAGGGAGCCAGAGAAGGGGCACAGGCTGCCGGACTGGAATTTTCCTACGTGAGTCCCAGCAGCAACAGCGATTTTGAAAAAAATATTGAAACTCAGATTTCCGAGGGGGCAAACCTGATCGTCTCGGTGGGTTTCCAGATGGGCGATGCCACGGCAGCGATGGCGAAGAAATATCCCGACGTGAAGTTTGTGATTATCGACTACGCCTACGACGCGAAGGATGGCGTTGACCCCTACCAGGGCGATCTGAAGAACGTTACCAGTCTGCTGTTTGCGGAGGATCAGGCTGGCTATCTGGCGGGCGTGTTGGCGGCTTGTGTGAGCGAGACGGGCAAGATTGCCACCGTATCCGGCATGGAAATTCCCCCGGTTGTGCGCTTTGTCACGGGCTTTCAGAGCGGCGCGAAATCCGTGAATCCCAACATCGTCACCTTTAACCAGTACATCCCCGACTTTGGCGATCCGGCGACGGGAAAATCCGTGGGACAGAATTTCATTAGCCAGGGAGCGGATGTGGTCTTCGGCGTAGGTGGCAACACCGGAAACGGCGGATTGGTCGCGGCAAAAGAGGCAGGCAAAAAGGCGATCGGCGTAGACGTGGATCAGTACCTTTCCTACCCGGAAGTGAAAGATGCGCTGATCACCAGTGCGGTGAAGAATATCGACGTGGCAACCGCTAACGCGGTGAAGGAATTTGCGGCGGGTCAGCTCAAGCCAGGAATCCAGCAAGCCACGATCGCAACGGGTGGAGTGGGCTTGGCTCCCTATCATGAATGGGACAGCAAGATTTCCCAGGAGTGCAAGGCACAAGTTACCCAGGCAACGGACGCTCTGAAGGCAAATCCCCAGCTAACCGGAGCAAAGTAG
- a CDS encoding ABC transporter ATP-binding protein yields MTVVLEARQLSKRYGRVQANQAIDFTVRSGEIHVLLGENGAGKTTLMNLLYGLERPDSGEIRVDGQPIILASPRDAIHHGIVMVHQHFMLVPVFTVLENVVLGVEETRKRSNWLGELGRLETVKPERRIRDLADQLSLNLDLNAKVADLSVGIQQKIEIIKALYRGARILILDEPTAVLTPAETEELFDLLRKLTRQGLSIVMITHKLKEALAIADRISVMRQGQMVGTVNPATATEAQLAELMVGRKVILQIDKPPFQPGEPIVSAQNLRVLDDRKHVAVNDVSLTIRAGEILGIAGVQGNGQTELSEALAGLRSVESGQITFLGQDVTRATPRTLIDRGLAHVPEDRGKNGIVKPYSLADNIALCTYYKPPFAKGFQLREGAIVRQTTRLIEEFDIRPANPDYPAGSLSGGNQQKLIMARELSRDAKFLIACQPTRGVDIGAIELIHRRIIEARSQGMAVLLISSELDEVLALSDRVAVMFQGRMIETLPIEQASRDRVGQLMGGSTVS; encoded by the coding sequence GTGACTGTCGTTCTAGAAGCGCGGCAACTCAGCAAACGATACGGTCGGGTACAAGCAAATCAGGCGATCGACTTCACGGTGCGATCGGGCGAAATCCATGTGCTGCTGGGCGAAAACGGCGCAGGCAAAACTACGCTGATGAATCTGCTCTACGGGCTGGAGCGTCCTGACTCTGGAGAAATCCGAGTGGATGGACAACCGATTATCCTCGCCAGTCCCAGAGACGCAATCCATCACGGCATTGTCATGGTGCATCAGCACTTTATGCTGGTTCCTGTGTTCACGGTGCTGGAAAACGTGGTGCTGGGTGTAGAGGAAACCCGCAAGCGATCGAACTGGCTGGGCGAATTGGGCAGGCTGGAAACGGTCAAACCGGAACGACGGATTCGGGATCTGGCAGATCAGCTCAGTCTGAATCTGGATCTCAACGCCAAAGTTGCCGACCTTTCGGTGGGAATTCAGCAAAAGATCGAAATCATCAAAGCCCTATATCGCGGCGCAAGAATTCTGATCCTCGATGAACCCACCGCCGTCCTCACTCCCGCCGAGACGGAAGAACTATTCGACCTGCTGCGAAAGCTCACCCGTCAGGGTTTATCGATCGTCATGATCACCCACAAGCTGAAGGAAGCTCTGGCGATCGCCGATCGAATTTCCGTGATGCGGCAGGGTCAGATGGTGGGCACCGTCAATCCCGCTACCGCAACCGAAGCACAGCTCGCGGAACTGATGGTCGGGCGCAAGGTGATCCTGCAAATCGACAAGCCTCCCTTCCAGCCCGGAGAACCGATCGTCTCGGCGCAAAATCTACGGGTGTTAGACGATCGTAAGCACGTCGCCGTTAACGATGTCAGTCTCACCATTCGCGCAGGCGAAATCCTGGGCATCGCTGGCGTACAGGGCAACGGACAAACCGAACTCTCGGAAGCTCTGGCAGGTCTACGATCGGTTGAATCGGGACAAATCACGTTTCTCGGTCAGGATGTCACCCGTGCCACTCCCCGGACGCTGATCGATCGCGGCTTGGCGCACGTCCCCGAAGACCGGGGCAAAAACGGCATCGTCAAACCCTACTCCCTCGCAGACAACATCGCCCTCTGCACCTACTACAAACCTCCATTTGCCAAAGGCTTTCAGCTCCGGGAAGGCGCGATCGTCCGTCAAACCACCCGCCTGATCGAAGAATTCGACATCCGCCCCGCTAACCCAGACTATCCCGCAGGCTCCCTTTCCGGCGGCAACCAGCAGAAACTCATCATGGCAAGGGAACTCTCCCGCGATGCAAAATTCCTGATCGCCTGTCAGCCCACCCGTGGCGTAGACATTGGCGCGATCGAACTCATCCACCGCCGCATCATCGAAGCCCGATCGCAGGGAATGGCAGTGTTGCTAATTTCCTCTGAGCTAGACGAGGTATTGGCTTTGTCCGATCGGGTTGCCGTCATGTTCCAGGGACGAATGATCGAGACTTTACCGATCGAGCAAGCTTCCCGCGATCGAGTGGGTCAACTGATGGGAGGAAGTACGGTGTCTTAA
- a CDS encoding ABC transporter permease, translating into MQHLKHRTNISAPRSPAPLLLTHPLIHPSTHPPVPPTLKTTLRQLTLPLLAILTAIVLTVPVIGFALDWNWAKIAAAYGGLLDGALFKRYAFSNTLVAAIPLMFTGLALALGFRTGVFNIGAPGQFLIGATCAVFVGYAIPLPPVIHPIAALTAGILGGAFWGAIPGYLKARFGSHEVINTIMLNYLAFFLQDWLVKNPMKDPNPGVIRTPEILQTAELFRFYDRLHIGLFLALLAAYGVWYLLNKTTLGYELRTVGSNPEAAKYAGMKLGRLTILSIALSGALAGLGGAVQILGVDHAMPVLYSSDYGFDAIPVALLGQNQPIGVILSAILFGALRNGSDLMQLRSGGAVSREVIFIVQAVILLFVAAPAIVRGLYRLKLPQSEIEKEGSLTRGWG; encoded by the coding sequence ATGCAGCACCTCAAACACCGAACAAATATCTCTGCTCCCCGCTCCCCTGCTCCGCTTCTTCTTACCCATCCACTCATCCACCCATCCACCCATCCACCCGTGCCCCCTACCCTCAAAACTACCCTCCGCCAACTCACCCTCCCCCTCCTCGCCATCCTGACCGCGATCGTCCTTACTGTCCCTGTGATTGGCTTTGCCCTGGATTGGAACTGGGCGAAAATTGCGGCGGCGTATGGCGGTTTGCTGGATGGCGCACTGTTTAAGCGATATGCCTTCTCGAATACGTTGGTGGCGGCGATTCCGCTGATGTTCACCGGATTGGCTCTCGCATTGGGCTTTCGGACGGGCGTGTTTAATATCGGCGCACCGGGACAGTTTCTCATTGGCGCGACCTGTGCCGTGTTTGTGGGATACGCGATTCCGCTGCCGCCTGTGATTCACCCGATCGCCGCTCTCACTGCCGGAATTCTGGGAGGTGCTTTTTGGGGGGCGATTCCCGGATATCTGAAGGCGCGATTTGGCTCCCATGAGGTGATCAACACGATCATGCTGAATTATCTCGCGTTCTTCTTGCAGGATTGGCTGGTGAAGAATCCGATGAAAGACCCCAATCCGGGCGTGATTCGGACACCGGAGATTTTGCAGACGGCAGAGCTGTTTCGCTTTTACGATCGCCTTCACATCGGCTTATTTTTGGCGTTGCTGGCGGCGTATGGGGTTTGGTATCTGCTGAACAAAACAACGCTGGGCTATGAGCTTCGCACGGTGGGCAGCAATCCAGAGGCGGCGAAGTATGCGGGGATGAAGCTGGGACGGCTGACGATCCTCAGTATCGCTTTATCGGGCGCACTGGCAGGACTGGGGGGAGCGGTGCAGATTCTCGGCGTGGATCATGCAATGCCCGTCCTCTATTCCAGCGACTATGGCTTCGATGCGATTCCCGTGGCGTTGCTGGGACAAAACCAACCGATCGGCGTGATTCTCTCGGCGATTCTGTTTGGCGCATTGCGAAACGGCAGTGACCTGATGCAGTTGCGATCGGGTGGGGCAGTGTCGCGGGAAGTAATTTTTATTGTGCAGGCAGTGATTCTATTATTTGTGGCGGCTCCGGCGATCGTGCGCGGACTCTATCGGCTGAAATTGCCGCAAAGCGAAATTGAAAAAGAAGGGAGTCTGACGCGAGGATGGGGTTAA